The Canis lupus dingo isolate Sandy chromosome 26, ASM325472v2, whole genome shotgun sequence genome has a segment encoding these proteins:
- the SUDS3 gene encoding sin3 histone deacetylase corepressor complex component SDS3: MSAAGLLAPAPAPAGAPPAPEFYPEEDEELESAEDDERSCRGRESDEDTEDASETDLAKHDEEDYVEMKEQMYQDKLASLKRQLQQLQEGTLQEYQKRMKKLDQQYKERIRNAELFLQLETEQVERNYIKEKKAAVKEFEDKKVELKENLIAELEEKKKMIENEKLTMELTGDSMEVKPIMTRKLRRRPNDPVPIPDKRRKPAPAQLNYLLTDEQIMEDLRTLNKLKSPKRPASPSSPEHLPATPAESPAQRFEARIEDGKLYYDKRWYHKSQAIYLESKDNQKLSCVISSVGANEIWVRKTSDSTKMRIYLGQLQRGLFVIRRRSAA; encoded by the exons ATGAGCGCTGCAGGGCTGttggccccggccccggccccggctggAGCGCCGCCGGCTCCGGAGTTCTACCCAGAGGAGGACGAGGAGCTGGAGAGCGCCGAGGACGACGAGCGCAGCTGCCGGGGCCGCGAGTCGGACGAAG ACACAGAAGATGCTAGTGAAACTGACCTGGCAAAGCATGATGAAGAGGACTATGTAGAAATGAAGGAACA gatgtATCAGGATAAACTGGCTTCTCTCAAGAGGCAGTTGCAACAACTGCAGGAAG GTACCTTACAGGAATATCAGAAGAGGATGAAAAAACTAGATCAGCAGTATAAAGAGAGGATCCGAAATGCAG AACTCTTCCTCCAGCTGGAG ACAGAACAGGTGGAGAGAAACtacattaaagaaaagaaagcagcggtgaaagaatttgaagacaaGAAGGTGGAGCTGAAAGAGAACTTGATTGCTGAGctagaagagaagaagaaaatgattgaaaatgaaaagctgaCGATGGAGCTGACTGGAG ATTCTATGGAAGTGAAACCCATCATGACCAGAAAGTTGCGGAGGCGACCAAATGATCCTGTCCCCATCCCAGACAAGAGGAGAAAACCTGCTCCTG CCCAGCTAAACTATTTGTTAACAGATGAACAGATCATGGAGGATCTGAGAACATTGAATAAG CTTAAGTCACCCAAGAGACCAG CATCCCCATCCTCTCCTGAACACTTGCCTGCCACACCGGCAGAGTCTCCAGCCCAGAGATTTGAAGCTCGGATAGAAGACGGGAAGCTGTACTATGATAAAAGATG GTACCACAAGAGCCAGGCCATCTATTTAGAGTCAAAGGACAACCAGAAACTGAGCTGTGTGATCAGCTCTGTTGGAGCCAATGAG